The following nucleotide sequence is from Halorussus caseinilyticus.
GCCTCGCTGTTGACCGGGCGCTACGCCAGCGAAGTCGGCGTCCACGGGAAATCCCCGTCGCTCGACTGCGACCGACCGGTCCTGACCGAGCGACTTCGAGACGCTGGCTACCGGACTCGGATGTTCACCGGTAATCCCGAAATTTACCGGTACGACGGGTGGGAACGGGGATTCGACCAGCGCGTCGGGCAGGCGAGCCTCGGACTCTCCGACGACGCCTTCGACTGGGCATCGTTCGGGTACGACACCGACCGCGAGGGGCCGTTGCTCTACCTCGATGCGCTTTTGCGCGTCCTGTCGGGCGACTGCGCGACACTCCCCTCGCTTCGGGAGGGGTACCGACTGTTCACCCGGTCGCGGGTCTACGGCGGCGGCGACGGACTCCGCAGGCGAGTCCGGCGGACCGACTTCGGCGACGACGATTTTCTGCTCGCCAACCTCATGACCGCTCACACGCCGTACTACCCGCCTGACAGCGGCGACCCCGTGGTGGTGCTGGCCGCCGACGCGCTCACGGGGTCCGTCGAAAATCCCGACCGTGTTCGGCGGGCGTACCGGGCGGGAGTAGAGCATCTCTCGGACCTCTACCGTGAGGTGTACGCCGACCTCCGCAAATCGTTCGACTACGTGGTGACGCTCTCGGACCACGGCGAACTCCTCGGCGAGCGAGGGATGTGGAACCACTCGCTGGGTCTCGACCCGGAACTCGTGCGGGTTCCGCTGGTCGTCTCCGGCGACGACGTGGAACCGGGCGTCTGCGACGAGGTAGCGAGTCTGCTGGACGTGCATCGAACCGTCGCGGACCTCGCGGGCGTCGAAATCGAATCCCGCGGTCGGAACCTGCTCGAATCGCCCGCCCCAGTCGCTCGACTCGTAGAGTACCACGGACTCGTCCCGTTCCGCGACCGGCAGTTCGAGCGCCGAGGCGTGCCTCGGGCGGAACGCGACCGGTGGGACCGACCGCTCGACGGGTTCGTCGCGCCCGACGGCTTCTACGGTACGAGACCCCGGACGGATTTCGGTCGGTCGGCGACGAGCGCCAATCGGCCAGCGACGAGTCCGAAGGCGACTCCGGAGTCGCCTTCGGACCGGAACGACGACTGGCCGAACTGGTCGCGTCCATCGACCGGCGGGAAGTCGATAGCGAGGACGTTATGGTCGCCGAGGACGTTCGGAACCGCCTCGAAGACCTCGGGTACGCGTGAGCGCGAACTTTAGTCCGCGATTTGTCGAGCTTATGAAACGGTTGCAACGGTGTCCGGGGATTTAACGGGTCGAACGTCTCCGCAGAGGCGTGGTGGTCTACCAGTTGGAATGCGTAGCGTGCGAAGAGTTGCGCGTCGGCAGGGAAACCGACGAGGGGATTCGACCCGTCCGGGACGTGTGCCCCGAATGCGGTTCCTCCGAATACGAGGTCT
It contains:
- a CDS encoding sulfatase-like hydrolase/transferase — its product is MTSIAIVVLDTLRYDAFRDAFDWLDGRWFTAAYSTSHRTIPAHASLLTGRYASEVGVHGKSPSLDCDRPVLTERLRDAGYRTRMFTGNPEIYRYDGWERGFDQRVGQASLGLSDDAFDWASFGYDTDREGPLLYLDALLRVLSGDCATLPSLREGYRLFTRSRVYGGGDGLRRRVRRTDFGDDDFLLANLMTAHTPYYPPDSGDPVVVLAADALTGSVENPDRVRRAYRAGVEHLSDLYREVYADLRKSFDYVVTLSDHGELLGERGMWNHSLGLDPELVRVPLVVSGDDVEPGVCDEVASLLDVHRTVADLAGVEIESRGRNLLESPAPVARLVEYHGLVPFRDRQFERRGVPRAERDRWDRPLDGFVAPDGFYGTRPRTDFGRSATSANRPATSPKATPESPSDRNDDWPNWSRPSTGGKSIARTLWSPRTFGTASKTSGTREREL